In Salvia miltiorrhiza cultivar Shanhuang (shh) unplaced genomic scaffold, IMPLAD_Smil_shh original_scaffold_188, whole genome shotgun sequence, the following proteins share a genomic window:
- the LOC131003288 gene encoding transcription factor bHLH68-like translates to MNEGIVQSSSVQQMVGAGSNNWFTTNSLLAATSPPPNHTPHHSAPPLSWAVSQELPHSWSQLVLGFGGEEDKGGLNHMQLKNVENWEQQLVSNSSISSADAKRENSAASYAYGAGNLEFTATSTNCLSPPKSCVTTSSMCTDMFGFSSKSSEILMKCNGGAAKKSKMNPTTSAQSGIKVRKEKLGDRITALHQLVSPFGKTDTASVLLEAIGYIRFLQRQIEALSLPYLATGSGNITHQQPVKRESGSCLFPEHPGQLLNESQRKRKAISEEECDEEAKKDLKSRGLCLVPLSCTVDFGSENGADYWAPSFAGNFQ, encoded by the exons ATGAATGAAGGGATTGTGCAGAGCTCTTCGGTGCAGCAAATGGTGGGCGCCGGCAGCAACAACTGGTTTACCACCAACTCTTTGTTAGCTGCGACGTCGCCGCCGCCCAATCACACCCCTCACCACTCAGCGCCACCGCTCTCATGGGCTGTCTCTCAGGAACTTCCACACTCATGGAGCCAACTAGTCTT AGGGTTTGGTGGAGAAGAGGATAAGGGTGGGCTTAACCATATGCAGCTGAAAAATGTGGAGAATTGGGAGCAACAACTTGTCAGTAATAGCTCAATCAGCTCCGCCGACGCCAAGAGAGAAAACTCCGCGGCCAGCTACGCTTACGGCGCCGGAAATCTTGAATTCACGGCGACATCAACCAACTGCTTGTCTCCTCCCAAATCTTGTGTAACTACTTCCAGCATGTGCACCGACATGTTTGGTTTCTCTAGCAAATCATCCGAG ATTTTGATGAAGTGCAACGGTGGGGCTGCTAAGAAATCGAAGATGAATCCAACAACTTCAGCCCAATCTGGCATCAAG GtgagaaaagaaaaattggGGGACAGGATTACAGCCCTTCACCAGCTAGTGTCCCCATTCGGCAag ACTGACACAGCTTCTGTGTTGCTGGAAGCAATTGGatacattagattccttcaacGTCAAATTGAG GCCCTAAGCCTACCGTACTTGGCCACTGGATCAGGGAACATCACCCACCAACAACct GTTAAAAGGGAGAGTGGGAGCTGTCTATTCCCAGAGCACCCTGGCCAG CTTCTCAATGAGAGCCAGAGAAAAAGGAAAGCTATTTCTGAAGAG GAATGTGATGAAGAGGCAAAGAAGGATTTAAAGAGTAGAGGGCTGTGCTTGGTTCCATTATCATGCACAGTTGATTTTGGGAGTGAAAATGGAGCTGATTATTGGGCTCCATCTTTTGCTGggaattttcaataa
- the LOC131003294 gene encoding uncharacterized protein LOC131003294, protein MNCISWNCKGLGHPLAIPTLIELVRVHKPNFIFLCETLSQRQRIEEIRIRLNFEGCFSVDCAGRSGGLCMLWKTTSSCKLTGYSRNHIDMQINDAIGNWRLTGYYDFPDRQNRRDSWNLLRRLSGLNTLPWIIIGDFNDLLDPGDKRGRVDHPNWLMQGFRAAIMECELSDIPLSGYQFTWSRGLGTNHFVEERLDRGMATNNWKNLFPEAVLLPVSATISDHVPLLLKCKGSAHPRHTRRFHFENKWCYELDSPL, encoded by the coding sequence ATGAATTGCATCAGCTGGAATTGCAAGGGATTGGGCCATCCCCTTGCGATTCCGACGCTCATCGAACTCGTTCGAGTTCACAAGCCCAATTTTATCTTTCTCTGCGAAACATTATCCCAACGTCAACGAATCGAGGAGATCAGAATTCGACTCAACTTTGAAGGCTGTTTCTCTGTGGACTGTGCAGGCAGGAGCGGGGGTCTATGCATGCTTTGGAAAACCACTTCTTCTTGCAAACTCACTGGCTACTCTCGGAATCACATCGATATGCAGATCAATGATGCTATTGGAAACTGGAGACTTACCGGCTACTACGACTTCCCCGATAGGCAAAACCGTCGAGACTCCTGGAATTTATTGCGAAGGCTCTCAGGCTTGAACACTCTCCCTTGGATCATCATAGGAGATTTTAACGACCTCCTCGATCCCGGAGATAAACGTGGACGAGTCGACCATCCAAATTGGCTCATGCAAGGCTTTCGAGCTGCTATTATGGAGTGCGAACTTTCAGACATACCTCTCAGCGGATACCAGTTCACCTGGTCTCGTGGATTGGGGACAAACCATTTTGTTGAGGAACGGCTTGATAGGGGTATGGCTACGAACAATTGGAAAAATCTCTTTCCAGAGGCGGTGCTGCTCCCGGTCTCGGCCACTATCTCAGATCATGTTCCACTCCTGCTAAAGTGCAAAGGCTCTGCTCATCCTAGGCATACTCGCAGGTTTCACTTCGAGAACAAATGGTGCTATGAACTTGACTCCCCGTTGTGA